Proteins encoded together in one Peribacillus asahii window:
- the mreBH gene encoding rod-share determining protein MreBH: MFKNTEIGIDLGTANTLVYSKNKGIIFNEPSVVAIDLNTNQVLAVGLDAKEMIGKTPDHIRTVRPLKDGVIADFDITAQMLKHIMKKATNSVKVAMRKPNVVVCTPFGATTVEKKAIQDAVSSCGAKRVHLIEEPVAAAIGADLPVEEPIANVIVDIGGGTTEVAIISYGGIVSCHSIRVGGDQLDEDIIQYVRKTYNLLIGEQTAEQIKMEIGYAPIDHSPVSLDVRGRDLVTGLPKTMTIQSGEIQEAMTESLLRILESIRATLEESPPELSGDIVDQGVILTGGGALLNGLQEWLSQRIIVPVHLTAQPLEAVVIGTGRSLDVINQLQKKIN, from the coding sequence TTGTTTAAAAACACAGAAATTGGCATTGATTTAGGAACAGCCAACACATTAGTTTATAGTAAAAATAAAGGGATTATCTTTAATGAACCATCTGTTGTGGCTATTGATTTAAATACGAATCAAGTGTTAGCCGTTGGATTGGATGCAAAAGAAATGATTGGAAAAACTCCAGACCATATTAGAACAGTCCGTCCATTGAAAGATGGGGTCATTGCAGATTTTGATATTACTGCACAGATGCTTAAACATATTATGAAGAAAGCTACGAATTCTGTAAAAGTAGCTATGCGTAAGCCTAACGTTGTCGTGTGTACACCGTTCGGTGCAACAACGGTTGAAAAAAAGGCTATTCAAGATGCAGTAAGCAGCTGCGGAGCCAAGCGTGTTCATCTTATTGAAGAACCAGTAGCCGCGGCCATCGGAGCGGATTTACCGGTAGAAGAACCAATTGCTAATGTCATTGTAGATATTGGAGGAGGAACAACTGAAGTAGCCATTATTTCATATGGCGGCATCGTTTCTTGTCACTCTATTCGAGTTGGCGGCGATCAATTAGACGAAGATATTATACAATACGTACGTAAAACCTATAATTTGTTAATTGGTGAACAAACAGCTGAACAAATAAAAATGGAGATTGGCTATGCACCAATTGATCATTCACCTGTCTCTTTAGATGTTCGCGGGCGTGACCTTGTCACAGGTCTTCCAAAAACGATGACCATTCAGTCTGGAGAAATTCAAGAAGCTATGACAGAATCCTTACTACGTATTTTAGAATCTATTCGTGCGACATTAGAAGAATCACCGCCTGAGTTAAGTGGAGATATCGTCGACCAAGGTGTCATACTGACTGGTGGAGGCGCACTCCTTAACGGGCTGCAAGAATGGTTGTCCCAAAGAATTATCGTCCCTGTTCACCTTACTGCTCAGCCGCTTGAAGCTGTTGTCATTGGTACAGGCCGCTCTCTTGATGTTATTAATCAATTGCAAAAAAAGATTAACTAA
- the motA gene encoding flagellar motor stator protein MotA, translated as MDKASLIGVLLGVIAIALGMFFKGVAFSALINPAAIMIIMVGTVAAVVTAFPMSELKKVPKLFKILFTEQQLTKPEELIKTFSEWAVIARKEGLLALESIADQIDNQFLKNGLNLAVEGQSADYIRDILTEEIEAMEERHRGGAAIFTQAGTYAPTLGVLGAVLGLVAALGSMSDIDALGHAISAAFIATMLGIYTGYVLWHPFANKLKRKSQQEVRVKEMMIEGILSIIEGEAPRTIEQKLTSYLPADDRKKWLEGEVKQDG; from the coding sequence ATGGATAAAGCATCATTAATAGGGGTTTTGCTTGGTGTTATTGCAATAGCCTTGGGAATGTTCTTTAAAGGGGTTGCTTTTTCAGCATTAATTAATCCAGCAGCTATTATGATTATTATGGTTGGGACTGTTGCAGCAGTTGTAACAGCATTTCCTATGTCTGAATTAAAGAAAGTTCCAAAACTATTTAAAATTTTATTTACAGAACAACAGTTAACAAAACCAGAGGAGTTAATTAAAACCTTTTCTGAGTGGGCGGTTATTGCTAGAAAAGAAGGTTTGTTAGCACTTGAAAGTATCGCAGATCAAATAGACAATCAGTTTTTGAAAAATGGTTTAAATCTTGCTGTTGAAGGACAAAGTGCGGATTACATACGTGATATCTTGACGGAAGAAATCGAAGCGATGGAAGAGAGACATCGCGGTGGTGCGGCAATCTTTACTCAAGCCGGGACATATGCGCCAACGCTTGGGGTACTAGGTGCTGTATTAGGTTTAGTTGCTGCTTTAGGAAGTATGTCCGATATTGATGCATTGGGACATGCCATTTCGGCAGCCTTTATCGCAACTATGCTAGGGATTTACACCGGATATGTGCTTTGGCATCCATTTGCGAATAAGTTAAAACGTAAGTCTCAACAAGAAGTAAGAGTTAAAGAAATGATGATTGAAGGAATTTTATCTATTATTGAAGGGGAAGCTCCAAGAACAATTGAGCAGAAGCTAACTTCATATTTACCTGCTGACGATCGGAAGAAGTGGCTGGAAGGCGAAGTGAAGCAAGATGGCTAG
- the motB gene encoding flagellar motor protein MotB — MARKKKKRNHEEHIDESWLVPYADILTLLLALFIVLFASSSIDSKKFNSMSNYFNQVFTGGSGVMDFPSTTQMDNAESLKQGGSGKTEREELSHIQGKVNTYIENKELNDKLDTSLTDEGLLVTIRDNVLFESGAADVGKENQQIAKDISKLLVMNPPRSIVISGHTDNLPIKTNQFDSNWDLSVMRAVNFMKILLENDKLDPEWFSAKGFGEFKPVASNKAAEGRAKNRRVEILIVPRTNVDE, encoded by the coding sequence ATGGCTAGGAAGAAAAAGAAAAGAAATCATGAAGAGCATATCGATGAATCTTGGTTAGTGCCTTATGCGGATATTTTAACGCTTTTGCTTGCTCTTTTTATTGTTCTCTTTGCTTCCAGTTCCATTGACTCCAAGAAGTTCAATTCGATGTCTAATTACTTTAATCAAGTGTTTACAGGCGGATCGGGGGTAATGGATTTTCCTAGTACAACACAGATGGACAATGCAGAGTCCTTAAAACAAGGCGGAAGCGGAAAGACGGAGCGAGAAGAGCTTTCACACATTCAAGGTAAAGTTAATACATATATTGAAAATAAAGAGTTGAACGATAAGTTAGACACTTCGCTTACAGATGAAGGCTTACTTGTTACAATTCGTGATAATGTTTTATTTGAATCAGGGGCTGCTGATGTAGGGAAAGAGAATCAGCAGATTGCAAAAGATATTTCGAAGCTTCTTGTGATGAACCCACCACGGAGTATTGTTATTAGTGGACATACGGATAATCTCCCAATTAAAACAAATCAATTTGATTCGAACTGGGATTTGAGTGTTATGCGTGCGGTTAACTTTATGAAAATTTTATTAGAGAACGATAAATTAGATCCAGAGTGGTTTAGCGCAAAAGGTTTTGGTGAATTTAAGCCTGTTGCGTCTAACAAAGCGGCGGAAGGCCGTGCTAAAAACCGACGTGTTGAAATTTTAATTGTGCCAAGAACAAACGTAGATGAATAA
- the map gene encoding type I methionyl aminopeptidase, protein MIVLKSEREIQAMYESGKILAACHREIAKLIQPGVTTWEIEEFVEAYLKQHGAKPEQKGYKGYKYATCASINEEICHGFPRKTPLKSGDIVTIDMVVNYNGALSDSAWTYPVGKVSKETEHLLAVTKESLYRAIEVAVAGNRIGDIGHAIQSYVEAEGFSVVRDFIGHGIGNVIHEDPQVPHYGLPHKGLRLKEGMVFTIEPMVNVGTYEAVRDANGWTASTADGKYSAQYEHTLAITKNGPIILTEQ, encoded by the coding sequence TTGATCGTATTAAAATCTGAACGTGAAATACAGGCTATGTATGAGTCAGGGAAAATTTTAGCTGCTTGCCACAGGGAAATTGCGAAGCTTATTCAACCGGGTGTGACAACTTGGGAAATTGAAGAATTTGTAGAAGCTTATTTAAAACAGCATGGAGCAAAACCAGAGCAAAAAGGATATAAAGGATATAAATATGCAACATGTGCGAGCATCAATGAAGAAATTTGTCATGGTTTCCCTCGGAAAACACCGCTGAAAAGTGGGGATATTGTGACGATTGATATGGTAGTGAATTATAATGGGGCGCTTTCTGATTCAGCATGGACTTATCCAGTCGGTAAAGTGTCTAAAGAAACGGAACATTTATTAGCTGTAACAAAAGAATCTCTATATCGTGCGATTGAGGTTGCGGTTGCAGGCAATCGAATTGGAGATATTGGTCATGCGATTCAGTCTTATGTGGAAGCGGAAGGTTTTTCGGTTGTACGTGACTTTATCGGTCATGGTATCGGTAATGTGATTCATGAAGATCCACAAGTGCCGCATTATGGATTACCCCATAAAGGGCTGCGCTTGAAGGAAGGGATGGTCTTTACAATTGAACCGATGGTGAATGTTGGTACTTACGAAGCGGTGAGAGATGCGAATGGTTGGACTGCTTCAACGGCTGATGGAAAATATTCAGCACAGTATGAACATACATTAGCGATTACTAAAAACGGTCCGATTATTTTAACTGAACAATAA
- a CDS encoding DUF1128 domain-containing protein: MDLTKNSPEAVEFMVEAIKEKLRMMNIGAIKSDSFNASMYEELHELYEMVMRKTNFSPSEMEAIAEELGRLRNV; this comes from the coding sequence ATGGATTTAACAAAAAATAGCCCAGAAGCAGTAGAATTTATGGTAGAAGCAATTAAAGAAAAGCTAAGAATGATGAATATTGGTGCGATTAAATCTGATTCATTTAATGCCTCTATGTACGAAGAGTTACATGAATTATACGAAATGGTTATGCGTAAAACAAATTTCAGCCCAAGCGAAATGGAAGCCATTGCTGAAGAATTAGGCCGATTACGTAATGTGTAA
- a CDS encoding YtxH domain-containing protein, translating into MSRESRHYRKEEPKSKFVQAVVIGAVVGGCLSLLDKSTRHSVKASTKQWCERINYLAKNPDRVIDQVREATTQMRTTVTKVSDEVALLVDTVEELSHIPSEVSQMIEETKEAFVAEKKKAGLSEQQVK; encoded by the coding sequence ATGAGTAGGGAAAGCAGACACTATAGGAAAGAAGAACCGAAGAGTAAATTTGTTCAAGCTGTAGTGATAGGTGCCGTTGTTGGAGGCTGTTTAAGCCTTCTTGATAAATCAACGAGACATAGTGTAAAAGCAAGTACGAAGCAATGGTGCGAACGTATTAACTATCTGGCAAAAAATCCAGACCGTGTCATTGATCAAGTACGAGAAGCTACAACACAAATGAGGACAACCGTAACGAAAGTGTCGGATGAGGTTGCGCTTCTTGTAGATACTGTAGAAGAATTGAGTCATATTCCATCAGAAGTCTCACAAATGATTGAAGAAACGAAAGAGGCTTTCGTTGCTGAAAAGAAAAAGGCAGGACTAAGCGAACAACAGGTAAAGTAG
- a CDS encoding YihY/virulence factor BrkB family protein — MVVKRVMLRWSFFKTLLEKIKADDVSGLAAQLSYFFLLSLFPLLIVLFTLVTYLPYSEEEILRTVHTFAPEKSMELIEENLNKMMKGNGKLLSFGIFVTLWSASNGLNAIIRAFNRAYDVTENRSFFIARGMSIILTLAMVFVFLAALLLPLFGKQIVFFLFAKFGFSEEFINVWNTLRWLISSVVLFFVFFMLYWIAPNKKLKCLSVLPGAIFATVGWVFMSLAFSFYVEKFGHYSTTYGSLGGIIVLMIWFYLSGIIIIIGGEINASVSEKKKPDCA, encoded by the coding sequence ATGGTGGTAAAAAGAGTGATGCTGAGATGGAGCTTCTTTAAAACACTTCTAGAAAAAATAAAAGCTGATGATGTATCTGGTCTTGCTGCTCAACTTTCTTACTTCTTCTTGCTATCACTATTTCCACTTCTTATTGTTTTGTTTACGTTAGTCACGTATTTACCATACTCTGAAGAGGAAATTTTACGAACGGTGCATACTTTTGCTCCAGAGAAGTCCATGGAGTTAATTGAAGAAAACTTAAATAAGATGATGAAAGGGAATGGGAAGTTACTTTCATTTGGGATTTTTGTTACTCTTTGGTCAGCATCTAATGGACTTAATGCCATCATTCGTGCTTTTAATCGAGCATACGACGTAACAGAAAACCGTTCTTTTTTTATTGCCCGGGGAATGTCGATTATTCTCACATTAGCGATGGTTTTTGTTTTTCTTGCCGCTTTATTACTTCCGCTGTTTGGAAAACAAATTGTTTTCTTTTTATTCGCAAAGTTTGGTTTTTCAGAAGAATTTATTAACGTTTGGAATACGCTACGATGGTTGATTAGCTCTGTTGTTCTTTTTTTTGTTTTCTTTATGCTATATTGGATTGCTCCTAATAAGAAATTAAAGTGTTTAAGTGTACTTCCTGGAGCGATATTTGCTACAGTAGGCTGGGTTTTTATGTCCTTGGCATTTTCCTTTTATGTAGAGAAATTTGGGCATTATTCGACAACGTACGGAAGTCTTGGCGGGATTATCGTGTTAATGATTTGGTTTTATTTAAGTGGAATTATCATTATTATTGGTGGAGAAATAAATGCTTCAGTCAGTGAGAAAAAAAAGCCAGATTGCGCGTAA
- a CDS encoding heavy metal translocating P-type ATPase translates to MTTDTKQLRQPATLESHGLEKIKPHLELIAALLSGVLILVGWLLDKNGLGTSAVIIYLMAFIIGGFAKAKEGIEDTIEDKELNVEMLMIFAAIGSAIIGYWTEGAILIFIFALSGALETYTMNKSHKEISALMDLQPEEALRVTNGYSETVAVSQLVVGDLILVKPGERVPSDGTITDGRTNIDQAAITGESVPVTKSVGDEVFAGTVNLRGTITIEITKPSNETLFQKIITLVQSAQSEKSPSQLFIERFEGTYVKVVLAVVALMMFVPHFALGWSWTETFYRAMILLVVASPCALVASIMPATLSAISNGARHGILFKGGVHLENLGNLQAIALDKTGTLTKGKPEVTDVVIRENLQEEDFLLRVASIENYSNHPLATAIVRYAKSRITKELVKPTDMEDISGNGVQAYFGNEFWQVGRASFVGRDEAEQFQNGIALSLANEGKTIVFAKDEHGIAGIITLKDVVREETVKAIEALKKEGIYTVMLTGDGEKTARAIAIESHIDAYIAECLPETKVDEIKKLKEQFGTVAMVGDGINDAPALATASVGIAMGEGTDVALETADVVLMKNNLPRIAEAVKLSKKMNRIIKQNVIFSIVVIMLLISSNFLQFLDLPYGVIGHEGSTILVILNSLRLLRS, encoded by the coding sequence ATGACTACAGATACAAAGCAATTGCGACAGCCTGCTACACTAGAATCACATGGGCTTGAAAAAATAAAACCGCATCTTGAACTGATTGCCGCTCTACTTAGTGGTGTTTTAATCTTAGTTGGATGGCTGCTGGATAAGAACGGACTTGGAACAAGTGCTGTTATCATCTATTTAATGGCTTTTATAATCGGTGGATTTGCCAAAGCAAAAGAAGGCATTGAAGATACGATTGAAGATAAAGAATTGAACGTTGAAATGTTAATGATTTTTGCTGCAATTGGTTCAGCGATTATCGGCTATTGGACAGAAGGTGCCATCTTAATTTTTATCTTTGCATTAAGCGGTGCACTTGAAACATACACAATGAACAAAAGTCATAAAGAAATTTCTGCGTTAATGGATTTGCAGCCAGAAGAAGCGTTACGCGTAACAAATGGCTATTCTGAAACTGTTGCTGTCTCTCAACTTGTTGTAGGTGACCTTATTTTAGTCAAACCAGGTGAACGAGTTCCATCTGATGGAACCATTACAGATGGACGTACAAATATCGATCAAGCAGCGATTACGGGGGAATCTGTTCCTGTTACAAAATCGGTTGGAGATGAAGTGTTCGCTGGAACAGTCAACTTACGTGGAACGATTACTATTGAAATTACAAAACCTAGCAATGAAACATTATTCCAAAAAATTATCACTTTAGTACAATCTGCTCAAAGTGAGAAATCTCCTTCTCAGCTCTTCATTGAGCGTTTTGAAGGAACTTATGTAAAAGTAGTATTAGCCGTGGTAGCACTAATGATGTTTGTCCCTCACTTTGCACTCGGCTGGAGTTGGACGGAAACTTTTTATCGTGCCATGATCTTACTTGTTGTCGCTTCACCATGTGCTCTAGTGGCTTCAATTATGCCTGCAACACTATCGGCCATTTCCAATGGTGCTCGACATGGTATTTTATTTAAAGGTGGCGTTCACCTTGAAAACTTGGGCAATTTACAAGCAATTGCCTTAGATAAAACAGGTACATTAACAAAAGGAAAACCGGAAGTAACTGATGTCGTGATTCGCGAAAACTTACAAGAAGAAGATTTTCTCCTTCGTGTCGCTTCTATCGAGAATTATTCAAACCATCCGCTTGCAACAGCCATTGTACGTTATGCAAAGTCTCGTATTACTAAAGAATTAGTGAAACCAACTGATATGGAAGATATATCTGGAAATGGTGTTCAAGCGTACTTTGGAAACGAATTTTGGCAAGTGGGCCGCGCAAGCTTTGTTGGTCGTGATGAAGCTGAGCAGTTCCAAAACGGAATCGCCCTTTCCCTTGCAAACGAAGGAAAAACAATTGTCTTCGCCAAAGATGAACATGGAATTGCCGGGATTATCACTTTAAAGGATGTCGTTCGTGAAGAAACGGTGAAAGCGATTGAAGCATTAAAGAAAGAAGGCATATACACAGTCATGCTAACAGGAGACGGTGAAAAAACAGCAAGAGCAATCGCAATTGAAAGTCATATTGATGCTTATATTGCTGAATGTCTTCCAGAAACAAAGGTTGATGAAATTAAAAAATTAAAAGAACAATTTGGCACAGTCGCTATGGTTGGAGACGGTATCAATGATGCTCCTGCTCTCGCAACAGCTTCTGTTGGGATTGCAATGGGAGAAGGTACAGATGTAGCCCTTGAAACAGCCGATGTTGTGTTGATGAAAAACAACCTGCCGCGAATTGCGGAAGCCGTAAAATTATCCAAGAAAATGAATCGAATTATTAAACAGAATGTAATTTTCTCAATTGTTGTGATCATGCTTTTAATCTCTTCTAACTTCCTTCAATTTTTAGATTTACCATACGGTGTAATTGGTCATGAAGGAAGCACAATTTTAGTTATTTTAAATAGCTTGAGGTTATTAAGAAGCTAA
- the cax gene encoding calcium/proton exchanger → MANKIFMVLVLVGVPLSVIGSLLHWPSVVMFVVYCLTIVALASFMGRATESLAIVMGPRIGGLLNATFGNAVELIISIFSLKAGLVGIVLASLTGSVLGNLLLVAGLSFFVGGTRYKRQTFNVYDARHNAGLLIFAVIVAFVIPEVFSQNMSDVETMSLSVGISIILIMLYLAALFFKLVTHRGVYQPTEKGAAMGAHEEEEPEWGKKTAMGVLAAATVAVAYVSENLVHTFSEVGETFGWTELFIGVIIVAIVGNAAEHASAIIMAYKNKMDIAVEIAVGSTLQIAMFVAPVLVLLSLFFPTYMPLVFTWPELISMVTAVFLMIMISNDGETNWFEGLTLMAAYVIMGIGFYLL, encoded by the coding sequence ATGGCAAATAAAATCTTTATGGTTCTTGTGTTAGTGGGTGTTCCGCTTTCTGTAATTGGATCATTACTGCACTGGCCAAGCGTTGTTATGTTTGTTGTGTATTGTTTAACGATTGTCGCTTTAGCTAGCTTTATGGGGCGCGCAACGGAGAGTCTAGCTATCGTAATGGGACCGCGAATTGGCGGGTTATTGAATGCTACTTTTGGAAACGCCGTTGAACTTATTATTTCGATTTTTTCATTAAAAGCAGGCTTGGTCGGTATCGTGTTAGCTTCTTTAACCGGTTCTGTTTTAGGAAACCTATTATTAGTAGCCGGATTATCGTTTTTTGTGGGCGGTACGCGATACAAAAGGCAGACGTTTAATGTATATGATGCCAGACATAACGCAGGATTGTTGATTTTTGCCGTTATTGTGGCGTTTGTTATTCCAGAAGTGTTTAGTCAAAATATGAGTGATGTAGAAACGATGTCATTAAGTGTTGGTATATCGATTATTTTAATTATGCTCTATTTAGCGGCTTTATTTTTTAAGTTAGTGACACATCGGGGTGTGTATCAGCCGACAGAAAAAGGTGCAGCCATGGGAGCGCATGAGGAAGAAGAGCCTGAATGGGGGAAAAAGACAGCTATGGGCGTGCTGGCAGCTGCGACTGTTGCGGTTGCTTACGTCTCAGAAAACCTTGTTCATACGTTTAGTGAAGTAGGGGAGACATTTGGTTGGACAGAGCTGTTTATTGGGGTCATCATTGTAGCGATTGTCGGAAATGCTGCTGAACATGCTTCAGCGATTATTATGGCTTATAAAAATAAAATGGATATTGCTGTAGAAATTGCAGTTGGATCTACGCTGCAAATCGCTATGTTCGTCGCTCCTGTTTTAGTTTTGCTATCTTTGTTTTTCCCGACATATATGCCGCTTGTGTTCACCTGGCCTGAGCTGATTTCGATGGTAACAGCGGTATTTTTAATGATTATGATTTCAAATGATGGTGAAACAAACTGGTTTGAAGGATTAACGTTAATGGCAGCTTACGTCATTATGGGAATTGGCTTTTATTTACTATAG
- a CDS encoding YfkD famly protein has protein sequence MRRLVMILAILMCSFIGADIGGAVQKTDVKKAASMKTSIPPAVLNITKENTYPNPTQDLPRLQPSELAQQLLDSSGVPIENPELIRMLNESTIAKAPLAFGYRATIYLGHWALNYQSTETAPNWEYQKVNTNYYDNRGGNLPYSIHYVQEAQKTVHGGLTAKIPKAEDVQKMMLLKATEKTKLPLAFETIIGAGTKKDHVYNIPAKRLGYLYGYASAVNEKGKVTYGEVYLHLKGSKRTLTIKNVTSQGIGAWIPIQDHLSFSFTASQQPR, from the coding sequence ATGAGAAGATTAGTAATGATTTTGGCCATTTTAATGTGTTCATTCATTGGAGCGGATATCGGAGGAGCTGTGCAAAAAACAGATGTCAAAAAGGCAGCTTCTATGAAAACTTCTATTCCTCCAGCTGTTTTAAATATTACGAAGGAAAATACGTATCCGAATCCAACTCAAGACTTACCACGTTTACAACCTAGTGAATTAGCTCAGCAATTACTTGATTCTTCAGGTGTACCCATTGAGAACCCTGAATTGATTCGTATGTTAAATGAATCAACTATTGCTAAAGCTCCTCTTGCCTTTGGCTATCGTGCCACGATTTATCTTGGGCATTGGGCATTAAATTATCAATCAACTGAGACAGCACCTAACTGGGAATATCAAAAGGTGAATACGAATTATTATGATAATCGCGGAGGTAATCTCCCGTACAGCATTCACTATGTTCAAGAAGCACAAAAAACCGTACATGGTGGATTAACAGCAAAGATTCCTAAAGCGGAAGATGTACAAAAAATGATGCTGTTAAAAGCAACAGAGAAAACGAAACTACCACTTGCTTTCGAGACAATTATCGGAGCAGGAACGAAAAAAGATCACGTATATAATATTCCAGCTAAACGACTCGGTTATTTATACGGATATGCTTCCGCTGTAAATGAAAAAGGGAAAGTCACATATGGTGAAGTGTATTTACATTTAAAAGGCAGCAAGCGTACTTTAACGATTAAAAATGTGACTTCGCAAGGGATTGGAGCATGGATCCCTATTCAAGATCATCTCTCATTTAGTTTTACAGCTTCACAACAACCGAGGTAA
- the yfkAB gene encoding radical SAM/CxCxxxxC motif protein YfkAB has translation MKETILTPITPEHDPWEAYMDIEQYGKMTLTNVEFTTTTLCNMRCEHCAVGYTLQPKDPDALPLELLIQRLDEITTLRSLSITGGEPMLSKKSVKNYVLPLLKYAHSRGVRTQINSNLTLDLERYEDIIPYLDVLHISHNWGTIDEFIDTGFAMMDRKPTREQRKKLFDQMITNSRALSNAGVLVSAETMLNKRTLPYLDHIHKQVVEEMGCKRHEVHPMYPSDFASALETLPLNQMREAIHHLLDIRDENVWMLFGTLPFYPCSNNKEDLELLKRLYNSKKVTVRNDPDGRSRLNINIFTGEVIVTDFGDAPSLGNIVDQPLTKSYETWMNSKLAAQLNCHCPAVKCLGPNVLVKNAYYPKTDFQSCTSRI, from the coding sequence ATGAAAGAAACGATACTAACACCAATCACTCCCGAGCATGATCCTTGGGAAGCCTATATGGATATTGAGCAATACGGAAAAATGACGCTAACCAACGTCGAGTTTACGACAACAACCCTTTGTAATATGCGTTGTGAGCATTGTGCTGTAGGCTATACATTACAGCCAAAAGACCCTGATGCCCTTCCATTAGAGCTACTGATTCAGCGCCTCGATGAGATTACAACATTACGTTCCCTTAGCATTACCGGCGGCGAGCCGATGCTATCTAAAAAATCCGTAAAAAATTATGTGTTGCCTTTATTGAAATATGCACATAGTCGTGGGGTACGCACACAAATCAATTCTAACTTAACCCTTGATTTAGAACGTTATGAAGACATTATTCCTTATTTAGATGTTCTACATATTTCCCACAATTGGGGGACGATTGATGAATTTATCGACACAGGTTTCGCAATGATGGATCGAAAACCAACACGTGAGCAACGTAAAAAATTATTCGATCAAATGATTACGAATTCCCGTGCTTTATCGAATGCTGGAGTACTGGTTTCTGCTGAAACAATGTTAAATAAACGAACCTTACCCTATTTAGATCATATTCATAAGCAAGTTGTGGAAGAAATGGGCTGTAAACGCCATGAAGTGCATCCTATGTATCCCAGCGATTTTGCTTCAGCATTAGAAACGCTTCCTTTAAATCAAATGCGTGAAGCTATTCATCACTTACTAGATATTCGAGATGAAAATGTATGGATGCTATTTGGGACCCTTCCTTTTTATCCATGCAGCAATAATAAAGAAGATTTAGAGCTGCTAAAACGTTTGTACAATTCGAAAAAAGTAACCGTCCGAAATGACCCAGACGGACGCTCCCGCTTAAATATAAATATTTTCACGGGCGAAGTAATTGTCACTGATTTTGGTGATGCACCGTCGCTTGGGAACATTGTCGATCAACCACTTACCAAATCCTATGAAACGTGGATGAACTCTAAGCTGGCCGCTCAACTCAACTGCCACTGTCCAGCTGTAAAGTGTCTCGGACCAAATGTGTTAGTGAAAAATGCTTATTATCCGAAAACAGACTTTCAAAGTTGTACGTCTCGTATTTAA
- a CDS encoding SE1561 family protein, which produces MKERLTIFMEVLDSIEPEHTELEDIDRLINMIDELEEKVEQFKSRG; this is translated from the coding sequence TTGAAGGAACGTTTAACGATATTTATGGAGGTTCTAGATAGCATTGAACCTGAACATACAGAGTTAGAAGATATTGATCGTTTAATTAATATGATTGACGAATTAGAGGAGAAAGTCGAACAATTCAAGAGCCGCGGATAA